From the genome of Elusimicrobiaceae bacterium:
GCTTGAACTGACGGTGGAAATAGCCCAGTCAAAAGGCCGCCGGTGTGACAGAACCGGGTTTGAAACGGCGCGCGCCAAAGCGCAGGAACTGGCTAAATCCGGCTGGAAGGGTTCCGGCTCCGGGGAGTCGTTCTCGCTTCAGTCCGCGGAAGAAAAATTCAGGGAAACTCCGTTCACCGGGTATTACGGCGCGCTGCGCGCCAATGTCAGCCTGTCCGGGCTTTTGGACACAACCGGCAAACCGGTTGAACTGCTCGCGGCAGGGGAATGCGGCTATGCCGTGCTGGACACGACGCCCTTCTACGCCGAATCAGGCGGCCAGGTGGGCGACACAGGCTTTCTTTTCGACGCGGCCGGCAAACTCGCCGCCCGGATTGTTGATACCCGCAAACCTATCGGAAAGGTTATCTATCATCATATAGAAACCGTGAAAGCGCTTAAATCCGGCTCGGCGGTTATCGCCGAAGTCAACCGGACAAACCGCACCGCCATAGCCGCCAATCACACGGCGGTGCACGTTGTGAACGCGGCGCTGAGGCAGGTGTTCGGCAAATCGGTGCATCAGGCGGGCTCTTATGTCAGCGCGCAGCGGTTCCGGTTCGATTACACCATCAACCGCGCGCCGTCGCGCGAAGAAATGGCGCAGGTGGAAGCCGTCGCCAACAACGCCATAGCGATGGACTACAGCATCTATAAGGACGAACGGCCTTTGAGCGACGCGGAACTGCTCGGCGCGGTAACGCTGGTTGGCGAAAAATACTCCGATCCGGCCCGGTTCATCCTTATCAACGAGGAAGGCTGGGACGACGCGCCCCACCACTACAGCCTCGAATTGTGCGGCGGCACCCACGCCGACCGCACCAGCCAGCTTATAACCCTGAAAATCATTAAAGACTCGGCGCTTTCCTCCGGCGTGCGCCGCATAGAAGGTGTAGCGGGCCCGGCGGCGGTGGAACATTTCCGCCGGATCGCGGAAACAGCGGAAAAAACCGCGCGGGCGCTGCTGGTCGGGCCCGAAGAGCTGGACGCACGCGTTGAACAGCTTGTCGCGCGGGAAAAAGAGCAGCGCGCGGAAATCGCGCGCCTCAAGCACAAACTGGCAGCCGGACAGAGCGACTGCGCCAGCCGCGAATTTACGGTAACCGGCGGCCTGAAACTGGTCTGGAGCAATATCACGGAAGCTGACGCCGACTCGCTGCGCGCCGTGGCCGACAGACTGCGCACGGCCTCCTCCGCCACCATAGCTTTCGTAACAGCGCCCGGCGAGGGCAGGTACGCGTTCGCACTGGGCCTGAGCGACGACCTCAAGGGCCGGCTCGACGCGGGCAAACTCGTGCGGAAATGGGGCGCGCTCGTAGGCGCGCGCGGAGGCGGCCGCAACGATTTCGCGCAAGGCGGCGGCGAGAACCCTGACAATCTGGCGGCATACGCGCTGAAACTGGCCGAACTGGCCGGGGAACGGAATTAACCGGATA
Proteins encoded in this window:
- the alaS gene encoding alanine--tRNA ligase, with protein sequence MKGKDIRSGFTDFFKRKNHPVLPSSPLIPHGDPSLLFTSAGMVPLKPYFLGLKKELARAASVQKCFRTTDIERVGTTIRHLTFFEMLGNFSFGDYFKEDAIAYAWEFLTKDMGLPGDRLYVTVFDGKSAPKDEEAENIWKKVIPASLHAGRIKFLGDKDNFWTMGPTGPCGPCSEIYYDFGPDMSPHENCQGVGCDCDRFVEIWNLVFTQFDRKEDGSLALLPRRNIDTGMGLERLTTVMQGKRSPFATDLFAPISDYAASILNTSPDRDDVSRLAMRVTADHSRAASFLIAEGITPSNEGRGYVLRRIIRRTVRYGKLLGRQDPFMHELVKPVDELFGGIYPEIRKNAAYAAETIRAEEERFMETLESGERRLTELLEKYPGEIPGEEAFNLYETYGFPLELTVEIAQSKGRRCDRTGFETARAKAQELAKSGWKGSGSGESFSLQSAEEKFRETPFTGYYGALRANVSLSGLLDTTGKPVELLAAGECGYAVLDTTPFYAESGGQVGDTGFLFDAAGKLAARIVDTRKPIGKVIYHHIETVKALKSGSAVIAEVNRTNRTAIAANHTAVHVVNAALRQVFGKSVHQAGSYVSAQRFRFDYTINRAPSREEMAQVEAVANNAIAMDYSIYKDERPLSDAELLGAVTLVGEKYSDPARFILINEEGWDDAPHHYSLELCGGTHADRTSQLITLKIIKDSALSSGVRRIEGVAGPAAVEHFRRIAETAEKTARALLVGPEELDARVEQLVAREKEQRAEIARLKHKLAAGQSDCASREFTVTGGLKLVWSNITEADADSLRAVADRLRTASSATIAFVTAPGEGRYAFALGLSDDLKGRLDAGKLVRKWGALVGARGGGRNDFAQGGGENPDNLAAYALKLAELAGERN